A stretch of Anaeromyxobacter dehalogenans 2CP-1 DNA encodes these proteins:
- a CDS encoding DUF4175 family protein, whose translation MAGAYADIARVLQGARRRQVRVVLLTAAAGGGAAALLCLLAGAIALSAGARTGFRLVALGGAALAVLGAAIAAGWALLRGARDDEAAARTVAAGEPALRSALLSSVELARARPLLAASGELSVELLDAHLDRTAERARGLDLARAIPDRAARQAGWTLVVALGLHLLGLAGLGPGFRAAYGRVIGGDPPGAPAVQADPITGDIELTYRYPAYMRRDPRTLSGTGGEVRAPRGTEVELKTRADRPVVAAEIAIEQEGLVPASPPAGAAAAEGTGSSETPAQAPPPAQAQPAPDSPIVKRRALAVVAGGRDLSGRFVVDQGGSYRFRYLDAKGRLVAEGPPIPIAVEVDLPPQVRITAPEREQEVDANAVVAIEWQAEDDVGLSEVTLVVKPPAGEPQRRVLRKGDGLRRDGGTQQLALAPERLAEGEALEYWIEAADGDTVSGPKTAASEHQVVKVYSEAEHRRAVLERARQAFEELVALLGDRLETLADGPLATAERLPVAQQLDARTRRLTETLRDAARELRRDPAGAREVAAALQNVSGNVRVAEQRVAALRAAILQAIRVRVRPDASLVRNMTSADAALDATMEKGVLYLEQLLDKQRAQDLVRLAKDLSQRRRDLAGLLEKYRASPSEAAKKEVLAQISRMKDRVKDLLARMAELSKGFNDEHMNEEALAELAKSQDLVGGLDEVEKKLAQGDVEGAMKALDQMAGAMDQMLAGLERTAGRPDEKAQQLMKEMLAFKEQLEQVQSEQRRTAAETDQVRRRYRQKIADRMKGAEGDLRRLAELAGKARQDLDRAEPGVTMRAEPEFELSREALKDLERALGMRELEGAAEAVTRAQPSVERLAMELDEDAALGDRGAPLTGREPEQVADARKHAMDAVPKVREIREKLQRMFPDPRQVLGQEEQRKLGELAQQQDQLERKAGRLQSQLYDLAQKAPVFPPSAQQELSESRGHMGEAAAELGARNPQRGHGQQELAMDALSRLQKGLEEAAKKGGGQGGGQGFPFPFAESGGEQDGDGREASREKVKIPGAEAHRVPEEFRKDLLDAMKQGAPERYRGEVQRYYEELVK comes from the coding sequence ATGGCCGGCGCCTACGCAGATATCGCCCGCGTCCTCCAGGGGGCGCGACGGCGGCAGGTCCGGGTCGTCCTCCTCACGGCGGCGGCCGGGGGCGGCGCCGCGGCGCTGCTGTGCCTGCTCGCCGGCGCGATCGCCCTCTCCGCGGGCGCCCGGACCGGCTTCCGCCTGGTGGCGCTGGGCGGGGCCGCGCTGGCCGTGCTCGGGGCCGCGATCGCCGCGGGCTGGGCCCTCCTCCGCGGGGCCCGCGACGACGAGGCCGCCGCCCGCACCGTGGCGGCCGGCGAGCCGGCGCTCCGCTCCGCGCTCCTCTCCTCGGTGGAGCTGGCCCGCGCCCGCCCGCTCCTGGCCGCGTCCGGCGAGCTGTCGGTCGAGCTGCTCGACGCGCACCTCGACCGCACCGCCGAGCGGGCCCGCGGGCTCGACCTCGCCCGGGCCATCCCGGACCGCGCCGCCCGGCAGGCGGGGTGGACGCTCGTGGTCGCGCTGGGGCTCCACCTGCTGGGGCTCGCCGGGCTGGGGCCCGGGTTTCGCGCCGCCTACGGACGCGTGATCGGGGGCGATCCGCCCGGCGCGCCGGCGGTGCAGGCGGACCCGATCACCGGCGACATCGAGCTGACCTACCGCTACCCGGCCTACATGAGGCGCGATCCGCGCACGCTGTCGGGCACCGGCGGCGAGGTGCGCGCGCCGCGCGGCACCGAGGTGGAGCTGAAGACCCGGGCCGACCGGCCGGTGGTCGCGGCGGAGATCGCCATCGAGCAGGAGGGGCTGGTGCCGGCGAGCCCGCCCGCGGGCGCGGCCGCCGCCGAGGGGACCGGATCCTCCGAGACCCCGGCGCAGGCGCCGCCGCCGGCGCAGGCCCAGCCCGCCCCGGACTCACCGATCGTGAAGCGCCGCGCCCTCGCCGTCGTCGCCGGCGGCCGCGACCTCTCCGGCCGCTTCGTGGTCGATCAGGGCGGGAGCTACCGCTTCCGCTACCTGGACGCGAAGGGCCGGCTGGTGGCCGAGGGCCCGCCCATCCCCATCGCCGTCGAGGTGGACCTGCCGCCGCAGGTGCGCATCACCGCGCCGGAGCGCGAGCAGGAGGTGGACGCGAACGCGGTGGTGGCGATCGAGTGGCAGGCCGAGGACGACGTGGGCCTGTCCGAGGTGACGCTGGTGGTGAAGCCGCCCGCGGGCGAGCCGCAGCGCCGCGTGCTGCGCAAGGGCGACGGGCTGCGCCGCGACGGTGGCACGCAGCAGCTCGCGCTCGCCCCGGAGCGGCTCGCCGAGGGCGAGGCGCTCGAGTACTGGATCGAGGCGGCGGACGGCGACACGGTCTCGGGCCCGAAGACCGCCGCCTCCGAGCACCAGGTCGTGAAGGTCTACTCGGAGGCCGAGCACCGCCGCGCGGTGCTGGAGCGCGCGCGCCAGGCGTTCGAGGAGCTGGTGGCGCTGCTCGGCGATCGGCTGGAGACGCTGGCCGACGGCCCGCTCGCGACGGCGGAGCGGCTGCCGGTGGCCCAGCAGCTCGACGCGCGGACGCGGCGCCTCACCGAGACGCTGCGCGACGCCGCCCGCGAGCTGCGCCGCGATCCCGCCGGCGCCCGCGAGGTCGCGGCGGCGCTGCAGAACGTGTCCGGCAACGTGCGCGTGGCCGAGCAGCGCGTCGCCGCCCTGCGCGCCGCCATCCTCCAGGCGATCCGGGTGCGGGTGAGGCCGGACGCGTCGCTGGTGCGGAACATGACCTCCGCCGACGCGGCGCTCGACGCGACGATGGAGAAGGGCGTCCTGTACCTCGAGCAGCTCCTCGACAAGCAGCGCGCCCAGGACCTGGTGCGCCTCGCGAAGGACCTCTCGCAGCGGCGCCGCGACCTCGCCGGCCTGCTCGAGAAGTACCGGGCCTCGCCCAGCGAGGCGGCGAAGAAGGAGGTGCTCGCCCAGATCTCGCGCATGAAGGACCGGGTGAAGGACCTGCTCGCGCGCATGGCCGAGCTGTCGAAGGGCTTCAACGACGAGCACATGAACGAGGAGGCGCTCGCGGAGCTGGCGAAGTCGCAGGACCTGGTGGGCGGGCTCGACGAGGTCGAGAAGAAGCTCGCGCAGGGCGACGTCGAGGGCGCCATGAAGGCGCTCGACCAGATGGCGGGCGCCATGGACCAGATGCTGGCCGGCCTCGAGCGCACCGCGGGCCGCCCGGACGAGAAGGCGCAGCAGCTCATGAAGGAGATGCTCGCGTTCAAGGAGCAGCTCGAGCAGGTGCAGTCGGAGCAGCGGCGCACCGCCGCGGAGACCGACCAGGTGCGCCGGCGCTACCGGCAGAAGATCGCCGACCGCATGAAGGGCGCCGAGGGTGACCTGAGGCGGCTCGCCGAGCTGGCCGGCAAGGCGCGGCAGGACCTCGACCGCGCCGAGCCCGGCGTCACCATGCGGGCGGAGCCGGAGTTCGAGCTGTCGCGCGAGGCGCTGAAGGACCTGGAGCGCGCGCTCGGGATGCGCGAGCTGGAGGGCGCGGCCGAGGCGGTGACGCGGGCGCAGCCGTCGGTGGAGCGGCTCGCCATGGAGCTGGACGAGGACGCGGCGCTGGGCGATCGCGGGGCGCCGCTCACCGGCCGCGAGCCGGAGCAGGTGGCCGACGCGCGCAAGCACGCCATGGACGCGGTGCCGAAGGTGCGCGAGATCCGCGAGAAGCTGCAGCGCATGTTCCCGGACCCGCGCCAGGTGCTGGGCCAGGAGGAGCAGCGGAAGCTGGGCGAGCTCGCGCAGCAGCAGGACCAGCTCGAGCGCAAGGCGGGGCGGCTCCAGTCGCAGCTCTACGACCTCGCGCAGAAGGCGCCGGTGTTCCCGCCGTCGGCGCAGCAGGAGCTGTCCGAGTCGCGCGGCCACATGGGCGAGGCCGCCGCCGAGCTCGGGGCCCGCAACCCGCAGCGCGGCCACGGGCAGCAGGAGCTGGCCATGGACGCGCTCTCGCGCCTGCAGAAGGGGCTCGAGGAGGCCGCCAAGAAGGGCGGCGGGCAGGGCGGGGGCCAGGGCTTCCCGTTCCCGTTCGCGGAGTCCGGCGGCGAGCAGGACGGCGACGGCCGCGAGGCCTCGCGCGAGAAGGTGAAGATCCCGGGCGCCGAGGCGCACCGCGTCCCGGAGGAGTTTCGCAAGGACCTGCTCGACGCCATGAAGCAGGGCGCGCCGGAGCGGTACCGCGGCGAGGTGCAGCGCTACTACGAGGAGCTGGTCAAGTGA
- a CDS encoding sigma-70 family RNA polymerase sigma factor has protein sequence MEADDHALVTRAKAGDATAFRALVVRYQRKVYAVALGIVKDPDLAWDVAQEAFVRVHGHLGDFKGDSAFSTWVFRITTHLSIDAVRRERHAQRQDVDDVQETDLEEGGEGILSTALGNDPRQNALRRELAGKIQDALATLPEKHRTILVLREVEGLSYEELAERLGIHKGTVMSRLFHARKKMQAALREYAGIAAADGAEGGEDGQGDA, from the coding sequence ATGGAAGCCGACGACCACGCGCTGGTCACGAGAGCCAAGGCCGGTGACGCCACCGCGTTCCGCGCGCTCGTCGTCCGCTACCAGAGGAAGGTCTACGCCGTGGCGCTGGGCATCGTGAAAGATCCGGACCTGGCCTGGGACGTCGCCCAGGAAGCCTTCGTCCGCGTCCACGGCCACCTCGGCGACTTCAAGGGCGATTCGGCCTTCTCGACCTGGGTGTTCCGCATCACCACCCACCTCTCGATCGACGCGGTGAGGCGGGAGCGGCACGCGCAGCGGCAGGACGTGGACGACGTGCAGGAGACGGATCTGGAGGAGGGCGGCGAGGGCATCCTCTCGACCGCGCTCGGGAACGACCCGCGGCAGAACGCGCTCCGGCGCGAGCTGGCCGGCAAGATCCAGGACGCGCTGGCGACGCTCCCGGAGAAGCACCGCACGATCCTGGTACTGCGCGAGGTCGAGGGTCTGTCGTACGAAGAGCTGGCGGAGCGGCTCGGGATCCACAAGGGCACGGTCATGAGCCGGCTGTTCCACGCGCGGAAGAAGATGCAGGCCGCGCTCCGCGAGTACGCGGGGATCGCGGCGGCGGACGGAGCCGAGGGCGGAGAGGACGGGCAGGGCGATGCGTAG
- a CDS encoding anti-sigma factor family protein, with protein sequence MIGAREGELSTEEARALAAHLEACDACGARALDLAATEGLVSEALLARAAERDFAPFVDQVMARIGHEAPAPRGVLSWLRRHWRGTAAALTPAVAAVAVFLYVRWEGSQPGEMALLEFSSEGNISTVIQTSDGPVVLLDDDDEGSGS encoded by the coding sequence ATGATCGGCGCCCGCGAGGGCGAGCTCTCCACCGAGGAGGCGCGCGCGCTCGCGGCGCACCTCGAGGCCTGCGACGCCTGCGGGGCCCGCGCGCTCGATCTCGCCGCCACCGAGGGGCTCGTCTCCGAGGCGCTGCTCGCCCGCGCCGCCGAGCGCGACTTCGCGCCGTTCGTGGATCAGGTGATGGCGCGCATCGGCCACGAGGCGCCCGCCCCCCGCGGCGTCCTGTCCTGGCTGCGCCGGCACTGGCGCGGCACCGCCGCGGCGCTCACGCCGGCGGTGGCGGCGGTGGCCGTGTTCCTGTACGTTCGCTGGGAAGGCAGCCAGCCGGGCGAGATGGCGCTCCTCGAGTTCTCCAGCGAGGGCAACATCTCGACCGTCATCCAGACGTCCGACGGCCCGGTGGTGCTGCTCGACGACGACGACGAGGGATCCGGCTCCTAG
- a CDS encoding polysaccharide biosynthesis tyrosine autokinase, with translation MTPKPGGPALEMVPDKRPAPPPEPAYAGDGGDGDEVSLAEYLDVLVQGRWLIAGAAAVALVCGVAYALLATPVYRSDALVQVEDKKGGTGGLGDLSALFSEASPAETEMEILRSRSLVGSVVDALKLEISAEPRRFPVVGRFLARRHRGDAPASALPGFGRFGWGGEKLTLGRLAVPEELEGEPLTLEAREGGRFALLDPDGELLVEGAAGAAASGRRTELFVAELVARPGTQFRVSHRPRDAAIADLQEDLRISEKGKKTGVIQLALEDEDPARAAAILDALSSAYLRQNVERKSAEAEKTLEFLETQLPELRGKLDVAERDLESYRSAKGSVDVSMETQAALTRAVDIEKAASELQLEIAALRQRFTEDHPLLIAARQKMGRLDEERRNLEARMRKLPEAELESARRLRDVKVANELYLTLLNKAQELKVVKEGTVGNVRILDAALVPLKPVAPKRGAVVALALLLGLAGGVALAFVRKALDQGVEDPDALERATGVGVHASVPHSDAEGIATRAAGHAGKHPVLARTDPNDLAVEALRSLRTSVQFALLEASSNVVTVGGPAPGIGKSFVTANLAVLLAEAGKRVVVVDADLRRGHLHRFLGGERAPGLTDVLSGAHTLAGALRTTEHENIRLLTTGTIPPNPAELLGSERFQRLLAELSATWDLVVVDTPPILAVADGALIARQAGVNLFVVKAGKHPIREIQAGLRALTRAGARVHGIVMNDVRLDRGLGRRSAYHYQYSYK, from the coding sequence ATGACCCCGAAGCCCGGAGGCCCGGCCCTGGAGATGGTCCCCGACAAGCGCCCCGCGCCGCCGCCCGAGCCGGCCTACGCGGGCGACGGCGGCGACGGCGACGAGGTCAGCCTCGCCGAGTACCTCGACGTGCTGGTGCAGGGGCGCTGGCTCATCGCCGGCGCGGCCGCGGTCGCGCTCGTGTGCGGCGTCGCCTACGCGCTCCTCGCCACGCCGGTGTACCGCTCCGACGCGCTCGTGCAGGTGGAGGACAAGAAGGGCGGCACCGGAGGGCTGGGCGACCTCTCGGCGCTCTTCAGCGAGGCCTCGCCGGCCGAGACCGAGATGGAGATCCTCCGCTCGCGCTCGCTGGTCGGCTCGGTGGTGGACGCGCTGAAGCTCGAGATCTCGGCCGAGCCGCGCCGCTTCCCGGTGGTGGGCCGCTTCCTGGCGCGCCGGCACAGGGGCGACGCGCCGGCCTCGGCGCTGCCCGGGTTCGGGCGCTTCGGCTGGGGCGGCGAGAAGCTCACGCTGGGCCGGCTGGCGGTGCCGGAGGAGCTGGAGGGCGAGCCGCTCACGCTGGAGGCCCGCGAGGGCGGGCGCTTCGCGCTGCTCGATCCGGACGGCGAGCTGCTGGTCGAGGGCGCGGCGGGCGCGGCCGCCTCGGGGCGGCGCACCGAGCTGTTCGTGGCGGAGCTGGTGGCGCGCCCGGGCACGCAGTTCCGGGTCTCGCACCGGCCGCGCGACGCGGCCATCGCCGACCTGCAGGAGGACCTGCGCATCTCGGAGAAGGGCAAGAAGACCGGCGTCATCCAGCTCGCGCTGGAGGACGAGGACCCGGCCCGCGCCGCGGCCATCCTCGACGCGCTCTCGAGCGCCTACCTGCGCCAGAACGTGGAGCGCAAGAGCGCCGAGGCCGAGAAGACGCTCGAGTTCCTGGAGACGCAGCTCCCCGAGCTGCGCGGCAAGCTCGACGTGGCCGAGCGCGACCTCGAGTCCTACCGCTCGGCGAAGGGCAGCGTCGACGTCTCCATGGAGACGCAGGCCGCGCTCACCCGCGCGGTGGACATCGAGAAGGCCGCCTCCGAGCTGCAGCTCGAGATCGCCGCCCTGCGCCAGCGCTTCACCGAGGACCACCCGCTGCTCATCGCCGCCCGCCAGAAGATGGGCCGCCTCGACGAGGAGCGCCGGAACCTCGAGGCGCGCATGCGCAAGCTGCCGGAGGCGGAGCTGGAGTCGGCCCGCCGCCTGCGCGACGTGAAGGTCGCGAACGAGCTGTACCTCACGCTCCTCAACAAGGCGCAGGAGCTGAAGGTCGTGAAGGAGGGCACGGTCGGCAACGTGCGCATCCTCGACGCCGCGCTCGTGCCCCTGAAGCCGGTCGCGCCGAAGCGCGGCGCGGTGGTGGCGCTGGCGCTGCTCCTCGGCCTGGCCGGCGGGGTGGCGCTCGCGTTCGTCCGCAAGGCGCTCGACCAGGGCGTCGAGGATCCGGACGCGCTGGAGCGGGCCACCGGGGTGGGCGTCCACGCCTCGGTGCCGCACAGCGATGCGGAGGGGATCGCCACCCGCGCGGCGGGGCACGCCGGCAAGCACCCGGTGCTCGCCCGCACCGATCCGAACGATCTCGCGGTCGAGGCGCTCCGCAGCCTCCGCACCAGCGTGCAGTTCGCGCTGCTCGAGGCGAGCTCCAACGTCGTCACGGTGGGCGGCCCGGCGCCGGGCATCGGCAAGTCGTTCGTCACCGCGAACCTCGCGGTCCTGCTGGCCGAGGCCGGCAAGCGCGTGGTGGTGGTGGACGCCGACCTCCGCCGCGGCCACCTGCACCGCTTCCTGGGCGGCGAGCGCGCGCCGGGGCTCACCGACGTCCTGAGCGGCGCCCACACGCTCGCGGGCGCCCTCCGCACGACCGAGCACGAGAACATCCGGCTCCTCACCACCGGCACCATCCCGCCCAACCCGGCGGAGCTGCTCGGCTCGGAGCGCTTCCAGCGGCTGCTCGCCGAGCTGTCGGCGACGTGGGACCTCGTGGTGGTGGACACCCCGCCCATCCTCGCGGTGGCCGACGGCGCGCTCATCGCGCGCCAGGCGGGCGTGAACCTGTTCGTGGTGAAGGCGGGCAAGCACCCGATCCGCGAGATCCAGGCCGGCCTGCGCGCGCTCACCCGCGCCGGCGCGCGCGTCCACGGCATCGTGATGAACGACGTGCGCCTCGACCGCGGCCTGGGCCGGCGCAGCGCGTATCACTACCAGTATTCGTACAAGTAG
- a CDS encoding polysaccharide export protein, producing MRRSVLLIAVALSGCSHISPGLHMRESALEGRGEKGADVKVLPITPALLVEQAGARARAAGARAADPLAETLAGYQYRVAPYDVLSIIVWDHPELTIPAGEYRPPEQTGNPVNADGTMFYPHVGVVEVAGKTLPEIRALLTERLRKYVANPQLDVRVAAFRGKRFQVTGEVVQPSTLPVTDVPVRVQDAIASAKGLTKDAWTRGVTLTRAGRTYALDLQALYEEGDVTQNWLLQDGDILNVPSREQNKVFVLGEVRKPSSKLMAKGRMSLAEAIGDSEGFDPLTSNPGEVYVLRGRYEAPRVFKLDASSADALLLAVQFQLEPYDVVFVSQYKLTDWNRVMTQILPTVQGIWQTVDVGNRTGVY from the coding sequence GTGAGACGCAGCGTCCTGCTGATCGCGGTCGCGCTGTCCGGCTGCTCGCACATCTCCCCGGGCCTGCACATGAGGGAGTCGGCGCTGGAGGGGCGCGGCGAGAAGGGCGCCGACGTGAAGGTGCTGCCCATCACGCCGGCCTTGCTGGTCGAGCAGGCGGGGGCGCGCGCTCGCGCGGCCGGCGCCCGCGCGGCGGACCCGCTCGCCGAGACGCTCGCGGGCTACCAGTACCGGGTGGCTCCCTACGACGTCCTCTCCATCATCGTCTGGGATCACCCGGAGCTGACCATCCCGGCCGGCGAGTACCGCCCGCCGGAGCAGACCGGCAACCCCGTGAACGCCGACGGCACCATGTTCTACCCGCACGTGGGCGTGGTCGAGGTGGCGGGGAAGACGCTGCCGGAGATCCGGGCGCTCCTCACCGAGCGGCTCCGCAAGTACGTGGCGAACCCGCAGCTCGACGTGCGCGTGGCGGCGTTCCGCGGCAAGCGCTTCCAGGTCACCGGCGAGGTGGTGCAGCCCTCGACGCTCCCGGTCACCGACGTGCCGGTGCGCGTGCAGGACGCCATCGCCTCGGCGAAGGGGCTCACCAAGGACGCCTGGACCCGCGGCGTCACGCTCACCCGCGCCGGCAGGACCTACGCGCTCGACCTCCAGGCGCTCTACGAGGAGGGCGACGTCACGCAGAACTGGCTCTTGCAGGACGGCGACATCCTCAACGTGCCGAGCCGCGAGCAGAACAAGGTCTTCGTGCTGGGCGAGGTGCGGAAGCCCTCCTCCAAGCTGATGGCGAAGGGGCGCATGAGCCTCGCCGAGGCGATCGGCGACTCGGAGGGCTTCGACCCGCTCACCTCGAACCCGGGCGAGGTCTACGTGCTCCGCGGCCGCTACGAGGCGCCGCGCGTCTTCAAGCTCGACGCCTCCAGCGCCGACGCGCTCCTGCTCGCGGTGCAGTTCCAGCTCGAGCCCTACGACGTCGTCTTCGTCTCGCAGTACAAGCTCACCGACTGGAACCGCGTCATGACGCAGATCCTCCCGACGGTACAGGGCATCTGGCAGACGGTGGACGTCGGCAACCGGACCGGAGTGTACTGA
- a CDS encoding low molecular weight protein-tyrosine-phosphatase: MLDRVLMVCVGNICRSPMAEALLRARFEGRTGARVESAGVAALVGRPADEAARELMSARGIDLSTHRARQLTPALISGFDLVLVMEEGHKREVEAIAPGARGRVQRLGRFGGFDVPDPYRQGRPAFERALALIERGLDDFEEKVWKVS, from the coding sequence ATGCTCGACCGCGTACTCATGGTTTGCGTCGGCAACATCTGCCGCAGCCCGATGGCCGAGGCGCTCCTGCGCGCCCGGTTCGAGGGGCGGACCGGCGCGCGCGTCGAGTCGGCGGGGGTGGCGGCGCTGGTCGGGCGCCCGGCGGACGAGGCGGCGCGCGAGCTCATGTCGGCGCGCGGGATCGACCTCTCGACGCACCGGGCCCGGCAGCTCACCCCGGCGCTCATCTCGGGCTTCGACCTCGTGCTCGTGATGGAGGAAGGCCACAAGCGCGAGGTGGAGGCCATCGCCCCGGGCGCGCGCGGGCGGGTCCAGCGCCTGGGCCGCTTCGGCGGGTTCGACGTGCCGGATCCCTACCGCCAGGGCCGTCCGGCCTTCGAGCGCGCGCTCGCGCTCATCGAGCGCGGGCTCGACGACTTCGAGGAGAAGGTGTGGAAGGTCTCGTGA
- a CDS encoding polysaccharide biosynthesis protein: protein MICVHVALWTASLLGAYALRFDFRIKPEHAQILAVSLPFLLIFRLAAFYLGGLFRGLWRYTGARDLVGIIRWTSLSSVAYLAFLHIGFQGFSRSVVAIEWLTAVIVIGGTRFLARFLYARRFVVAEPGLSRMRVLVIGAGDAGEMLLREIQKRHGARYEPVGLVDDDRAKRGEQIHGVRVVGTIEDIPHVARDLRVDEAIIAVPSASGAQMRRIVDLCKHAGVRFKTMPGVDQLIDGRVAVSQLRDVDIEDLLGRDPVKLDMASISATIAGRVVMVSGAGGSIGSEICRQVCRFGPSALVLVERAENNLFHIHRELLARFPKLELVPCIGDVSDAQRMAAVFERRRPAIVFHAAAHKHVPMMEWNPGEAVKNNVFGTKTLADMADRYGVERFVMISTDKAVNPTSVMGASKRVAEIYVQALSQRSKTRFVTVRFGNVLGSAGSVVPIFKEQIAAGGPVTVTHPEMTRYFMTIPEASQLVLEAGAMGNGGEIFILDMGEPVKIADLARELITLSGLTPGEDIEIVFSGMRPGEKLFEELSVDSESADRTGHPKIFVGRFRPHAWEQVQRQLHDLAASVDHPADVRKRFAEIVPEFKQPVAAVPTPADRPAAVASSTDRPIAPRAATA, encoded by the coding sequence ATGATCTGCGTCCACGTTGCGCTGTGGACGGCGTCGCTGCTGGGCGCGTACGCGCTGCGCTTCGACTTTCGGATCAAGCCTGAGCACGCGCAGATCCTCGCCGTCTCGCTGCCCTTCCTGCTCATCTTCCGGCTCGCCGCGTTCTACCTGGGCGGCCTGTTCCGCGGGCTGTGGCGCTACACCGGCGCACGTGACCTCGTCGGCATCATCCGCTGGACCAGCCTCTCCAGCGTCGCCTACCTGGCGTTCCTCCACATCGGGTTCCAGGGCTTCTCGCGGTCCGTCGTCGCGATCGAGTGGCTCACCGCCGTCATCGTGATCGGCGGCACCCGGTTCCTGGCGCGGTTCCTCTACGCCCGGCGCTTCGTCGTCGCCGAGCCGGGGCTGAGCCGCATGCGCGTGCTCGTCATCGGCGCGGGCGACGCCGGCGAGATGCTGCTCCGCGAGATCCAGAAGCGCCACGGGGCCCGCTACGAGCCGGTGGGCCTCGTCGACGACGACCGGGCGAAGCGTGGCGAGCAGATCCACGGCGTCCGCGTGGTGGGCACCATCGAGGACATCCCGCACGTCGCGCGCGACCTGCGCGTGGACGAGGCCATCATCGCGGTGCCGTCCGCGAGCGGCGCGCAGATGCGCCGCATCGTGGACCTCTGCAAGCACGCCGGCGTCCGCTTCAAGACCATGCCGGGCGTGGACCAGCTCATCGACGGCCGCGTGGCGGTGAGCCAGCTCCGCGACGTGGACATCGAGGACCTGCTCGGTCGGGATCCGGTGAAGCTCGACATGGCGTCCATCTCCGCGACCATCGCGGGCCGGGTGGTGATGGTGTCGGGCGCGGGCGGCTCCATCGGCTCGGAGATCTGCCGCCAGGTGTGCCGGTTCGGCCCGTCCGCGCTGGTGCTGGTGGAGCGCGCCGAGAACAACCTGTTCCACATCCACCGCGAGCTGCTGGCGCGCTTCCCGAAGCTCGAGCTGGTGCCCTGCATCGGCGACGTGAGCGACGCGCAGCGCATGGCCGCGGTGTTCGAGCGCCGCCGGCCGGCCATCGTCTTCCACGCGGCCGCGCACAAGCACGTGCCGATGATGGAGTGGAACCCGGGCGAGGCGGTGAAGAACAACGTCTTCGGCACGAAGACGCTCGCCGACATGGCGGACCGCTACGGCGTGGAGCGGTTCGTGATGATCTCCACCGACAAGGCGGTGAACCCGACCTCGGTGATGGGCGCCTCCAAGCGCGTGGCGGAGATCTACGTCCAGGCGCTCTCGCAGCGCTCGAAGACCCGCTTCGTCACGGTCCGCTTCGGGAACGTGCTCGGCTCGGCGGGCAGCGTGGTGCCCATCTTCAAGGAGCAGATCGCGGCCGGCGGCCCGGTCACGGTCACGCACCCGGAGATGACCCGCTACTTCATGACCATCCCGGAGGCGAGCCAGCTCGTGCTGGAGGCCGGGGCCATGGGCAACGGGGGCGAGATCTTCATCCTCGACATGGGCGAGCCGGTGAAGATCGCGGACCTGGCGCGCGAGCTCATCACGCTCTCCGGCCTCACCCCGGGCGAGGACATCGAGATCGTCTTCAGCGGCATGCGCCCGGGCGAGAAGCTGTTCGAGGAGCTGTCGGTGGACTCCGAGAGCGCCGACAGGACGGGCCACCCGAAGATCTTCGTGGGCCGCTTCCGCCCGCACGCGTGGGAGCAGGTCCAGCGCCAGCTCCACGACCTGGCCGCGTCGGTGGATCACCCGGCCGACGTGCGGAAGCGCTTCGCCGAGATCGTCCCCGAGTTCAAGCAGCCGGTCGCGGCGGTGCCCACGCCCGCCGACCGCCCCGCCGCCGTGGCGTCATCGACCGACCGCCCGATCGCGCCGCGCGCCGCCACCGCGTAG